One stretch of Spirochaeta lutea DNA includes these proteins:
- the tpiA gene encoding triose-phosphate isomerase codes for MRDYFIAGNWKMFKTPTEGAAFVKELSETLKGTSQKVMVAPSFASLDAVGKALHGSSVLLGAQNMAAAEEGAHTGEVSPIMLKDLGVSVVILGHSERRAIYGETDELINTKVKLALKHGFEVILCVGETLEEREAGKVEEVVNQQLLSGLEGVTEEMLAKVVIAYEPVWAIGTGKTATPQDADSVHQVIRQTIGKTYSSATAEKLIIQYGGSVKPGNAKELMAMPNIDGALVGGASLKVEDFTAIVNFNR; via the coding sequence ATGAGAGATTATTTTATTGCTGGTAATTGGAAAATGTTTAAGACCCCCACCGAGGGTGCTGCCTTTGTTAAGGAGCTTTCAGAAACCTTGAAGGGAACGAGCCAAAAGGTAATGGTTGCTCCGAGCTTTGCTTCACTGGATGCTGTGGGAAAGGCCCTACACGGAAGTTCGGTTCTTCTCGGTGCACAAAATATGGCTGCAGCTGAGGAGGGCGCTCATACCGGAGAGGTTAGTCCGATCATGCTGAAAGATCTTGGTGTGTCTGTAGTTATTCTTGGTCACAGCGAACGGCGTGCAATCTACGGTGAGACAGATGAGCTTATAAATACAAAGGTCAAACTCGCCCTGAAACATGGATTCGAGGTAATTCTTTGTGTAGGCGAAACCCTGGAAGAACGAGAAGCCGGTAAGGTTGAGGAGGTTGTAAATCAACAACTACTCAGTGGGTTAGAAGGTGTAACTGAGGAAATGTTAGCCAAGGTTGTGATCGCCTACGAACCAGTTTGGGCAATCGGTACCGGTAAAACAGCGACCCCCCAGGATGCTGATTCTGTTCACCAAGTAATTCGGCAAACCATTGGTAAAACCTATAGCTCTGCTACCGCGGAAAAACTGATTATCCAGTATGGTGGTTCGGTAAAGCCGGGGAATGCTAAAGAGCTTATGGCTATGCCAAATATTGATGGTGCTCTTGTTGGAGGAGCCTCGTTGAAGGTTGAAGACTTCACTGCTATCGTAAATTTTAATAGATAG
- a CDS encoding phosphoglycerate kinase produces MAVRTIREADLSNKRVLVRVDFNCPIKNGVVTDATRIEAAIPTLAYILEQPGASVVIMTHLGRPKGEKNPEFSLKPVAKKLEELMGKTVVMADDVVGPEVESMAQGLKAGEILMLENVRYYKGEEKNDPEFITNLAKLGDVYVNDAFGTAHRAHASTEGLAHKLPAFAGFLIEKEVTFFEPIVTNPAKPMVAVIGGAKVSTKIGVLESLLPKCDTLIIGGGMTYTFLKAQGHQIGNSLLEEDFISTATELMKKAEAAGVTILLPVDHVVADEFSESAAPLVVDSVDIPAGKIGMDIGPKSIQACKEAISSAKSLVWNGPMGVFEFDSFAEGTKAIANAIAECAGTTVVGGGDSVAAANKFNLASKMDHVSTGGGASLEFLEGKTLPGIKALEK; encoded by the coding sequence ATGGCTGTACGGACAATTCGTGAAGCAGATTTAAGCAACAAAAGAGTATTGGTTCGAGTGGATTTTAACTGTCCTATCAAGAACGGTGTCGTCACGGACGCGACAAGGATTGAAGCTGCGATTCCCACACTTGCATACATTCTTGAGCAACCAGGAGCTTCGGTGGTCATTATGACCCATCTTGGTCGGCCCAAGGGGGAGAAAAACCCTGAATTCAGTTTAAAACCAGTGGCGAAGAAGCTTGAAGAACTCATGGGAAAAACGGTGGTAATGGCGGATGACGTGGTCGGCCCCGAAGTAGAATCTATGGCTCAAGGTTTAAAGGCCGGGGAAATTCTCATGTTGGAAAATGTCCGCTACTATAAAGGTGAAGAGAAGAATGATCCCGAGTTCATAACCAATCTTGCCAAACTTGGGGACGTATATGTAAACGACGCATTTGGAACCGCTCATCGGGCCCATGCAAGCACGGAGGGCCTCGCGCATAAACTTCCTGCCTTCGCAGGGTTTTTGATTGAAAAAGAGGTAACTTTCTTTGAACCCATTGTTACCAACCCTGCGAAGCCAATGGTCGCTGTAATCGGCGGCGCGAAGGTGTCAACGAAAATTGGTGTGTTGGAAAGCCTTTTGCCTAAATGTGATACGCTGATTATCGGTGGTGGAATGACCTACACCTTTTTAAAGGCTCAGGGGCACCAGATCGGCAACTCCCTTCTCGAAGAAGATTTTATCTCCACCGCCACGGAGCTTATGAAAAAAGCAGAGGCTGCCGGAGTCACCATCCTGTTGCCCGTAGACCACGTCGTTGCAGATGAGTTCAGCGAGTCAGCTGCGCCGTTAGTTGTAGATTCAGTAGATATACCCGCTGGAAAAATCGGAATGGATATCGGACCCAAGTCGATCCAAGCCTGTAAGGAAGCCATCTCATCGGCAAAGAGCTTGGTTTGGAATGGTCCAATGGGCGTTTTTGAATTCGATTCCTTTGCTGAGGGTACCAAAGCAATCGCTAATGCTATTGCGGAATGTGCAGGTACAACAGTGGTAGGCGGAGGAGATAGTGTTGCCGCTGCAAATAAATTCAATCTGGCATCCAAGATGGATCATGTATCTACTGGCGGTGGCGCAAGTTTGGAATTCCTTGAAGGAAAAACTCTACCTGGTATCAAAGCACTTGAAAAATAA
- the gap gene encoding type I glyceraldehyde-3-phosphate dehydrogenase — protein sequence MKIAINGFGRIGRNVFKIALEKGVEVVAINDLTDTKTLAHLLKYDSTQGKFNGTVEFDNENLIVDGKKYKVSAERSPANIPWGQAPDVVIESTGVFVTKESPKGGYGDHLKNAQFPAKKVILTVPAKDSNIDNMVVLGVNDKDLKKEDVCVSNASCTTNCLAPIAKVLDDSFGIESGFMTTIHSYTNDQVILDAPHKDLRRARSCAVSMIPTTTGAARAVGKVLPNLNGKLDGCAVRVPTPTGSLVDLVAILKKDVTVEQVNAAMKAAAEGPMKGVLRYTEDPIVSVDIIHDTHSSIFDAESTMVMEGNKVKVFSWYDNEWGYSNRVVDLAIKLKDYL from the coding sequence ATGAAGATTGCAATCAACGGATTTGGCCGAATCGGCCGAAACGTCTTCAAGATTGCCCTTGAAAAGGGCGTTGAGGTCGTAGCTATCAATGACCTCACCGACACCAAGACATTGGCTCATCTTTTGAAGTACGATTCAACCCAGGGGAAGTTCAATGGAACTGTCGAGTTTGACAATGAGAATCTCATTGTAGACGGCAAGAAGTACAAGGTTAGCGCCGAACGCAGTCCTGCAAATATCCCATGGGGACAGGCACCTGATGTAGTTATTGAATCTACCGGTGTATTTGTGACCAAGGAAAGCCCTAAGGGTGGATATGGTGATCACCTGAAGAATGCTCAGTTCCCTGCAAAAAAAGTCATTCTGACTGTTCCAGCCAAGGATTCAAACATCGATAACATGGTTGTTCTCGGGGTAAACGACAAAGATCTTAAAAAAGAAGATGTTTGTGTTTCTAACGCCTCCTGCACCACCAACTGTCTTGCACCCATCGCAAAGGTTCTTGATGACTCCTTTGGTATCGAATCCGGTTTTATGACCACCATTCATAGCTATACCAATGACCAGGTTATTCTTGATGCTCCCCACAAGGACCTTCGCAGGGCCAGAAGCTGTGCTGTGAGCATGATTCCTACTACCACTGGTGCAGCCAGAGCTGTAGGTAAGGTACTTCCTAACCTAAACGGAAAACTCGACGGTTGTGCAGTACGGGTTCCTACTCCTACCGGTTCTCTCGTAGACCTTGTTGCTATCCTCAAAAAAGATGTAACAGTCGAGCAGGTTAATGCTGCCATGAAAGCTGCCGCCGAGGGCCCGATGAAGGGTGTTCTTCGGTACACTGAGGATCCTATTGTTTCCGTGGACATCATCCATGATACACACAGCTCCATTTTCGATGCTGAATCAACCATGGTAATGGAAGGAAACAAGGTAAAAGTTTTCTCTTGGTATGATAACGAGTGGGGTTACTCTAATCGAGTAGTCGATCTTGCGATTAAACTTAAAGATTACCTCTAA